A part of Marinobacter psychrophilus genomic DNA contains:
- a CDS encoding FMN-dependent NADH-azoreductase encodes MTVLHINSSVRFSNSNTRIIGQYLLDALGEPTISRDLAQHPLPPINAEDLVDLHSSSNSDRASLQAQFILSDQLIDELKNADTLVLAAPIYNFGIPATLKQWIDSICRAGVSFKYTEQGPVGLLGVKRAFIITASGGTPVGSDIDFASRYLEHICKFIGVSEVFHIDASGSKRTPDQVIAQGKQQVDALMSTYSANESKGAT; translated from the coding sequence ATGACCGTATTACATATTAATAGCAGTGTACGATTCAGCAATTCAAATACTCGCATTATTGGGCAATACCTTTTGGACGCATTAGGGGAACCGACCATTAGCCGTGACCTGGCGCAACACCCTCTGCCGCCAATTAATGCCGAGGATCTGGTGGACCTTCACAGTTCATCCAATAGTGATCGGGCCAGTTTACAGGCTCAATTTATCTTGTCAGATCAATTGATTGACGAGTTGAAAAACGCCGATACCCTGGTGCTGGCTGCGCCGATATACAACTTCGGAATTCCGGCCACATTGAAGCAATGGATCGATAGCATTTGTCGTGCTGGTGTTAGCTTTAAGTACACCGAACAGGGGCCAGTTGGCTTACTCGGTGTAAAGCGGGCATTCATTATTACCGCCTCTGGAGGCACCCCTGTCGGTAGCGATATCGATTTCGCCAGCCGCTATCTGGAGCATATTTGCAAATTCATTGGTGTTAGTGAGGTATTTCATATTGATGCCAGCGGGTCCAAAAGAACGCCAGACCAAGTAATCGCGCAGGGCAAACAACAAGTTGACGCTTTAATGTCGACCTATTCAGCCAATGAATCTAAAGGAGCCACATAA
- a CDS encoding DoxX family protein produces MKALISKLTATNTGLDTLPLRLGAGLIFTAHGAQKLFGWYGGYGLEGTAGWMASIGLEPGMLMAAMAGSAEFFGGLLLVTGLMVRPAALILALTMLVAIVIVHLENGLFMSNNGYEFGLALLAISVALVFRGAGSLSADRLLQRQLTQ; encoded by the coding sequence ATGAAAGCACTCATTAGCAAGTTAACCGCCACCAATACTGGCTTGGACACCCTCCCCCTTCGCCTCGGCGCAGGCCTCATATTTACCGCCCACGGCGCGCAAAAATTATTTGGCTGGTATGGCGGCTATGGTTTGGAAGGCACAGCTGGCTGGATGGCATCCATCGGACTTGAACCAGGCATGCTTATGGCAGCAATGGCCGGTAGTGCAGAATTCTTTGGGGGCTTGTTGCTGGTTACAGGTTTAATGGTTCGTCCAGCCGCTTTAATACTGGCGCTCACAATGCTCGTCGCGATCGTCATTGTTCACCTGGAAAATGGGCTGTTTATGTCGAATAACGGTTACGAATTTGGCTTGGCATTGCTGGCGATCAGTGTCGCCCTGGTGTTCAGAGGCGCTGGCAGCCTAAGTGCGGACCGTTTACTGCAAAGGCAACTGACTCAGTAA
- a CDS encoding LysR family transcriptional regulator: MAKNPISIEVLETLDAIDRRGSFAKAAEELNKATSAVSYAVQKLEDQLGIALFQRQGRRSVLTSAGRLILVEGREILQATARLANKAKEVATGWEPRINIAVECHQSYPAFFSVLGEFLKAHSTVEIDVCESVLNGGWEALEQGWVDLIVGSPGPVPLQKGYRALPLAHADLVPVVAYHHELANIAANAEALQGRLAEVRRVITHDTSVVDITRSAGLGSDGKHFYVQNIDQKVEAIVAGIGVGHLPRQRIENQLNSGELVELALYEHSTFGHYLAWKVSHKGQGLRLLTQRLAAVFGEM; this comes from the coding sequence ATGGCAAAGAACCCAATTTCAATTGAGGTTCTGGAAACACTGGATGCCATAGATCGGCGTGGAAGTTTCGCGAAAGCGGCTGAAGAGCTGAACAAAGCGACGTCGGCGGTTTCCTATGCGGTACAGAAGCTGGAGGATCAGCTAGGTATTGCTCTATTCCAGCGTCAGGGGCGCCGTTCGGTGCTAACGTCAGCCGGGCGACTGATATTGGTCGAGGGCAGGGAAATACTTCAAGCTACCGCGCGACTGGCGAACAAGGCAAAAGAAGTGGCCACGGGCTGGGAGCCGCGCATTAACATCGCTGTAGAGTGTCATCAATCCTATCCGGCCTTTTTCAGCGTTTTGGGCGAATTTCTCAAGGCGCACTCCACGGTTGAAATCGATGTCTGTGAGTCGGTGCTGAATGGCGGGTGGGAAGCTCTTGAGCAAGGCTGGGTAGATTTGATTGTTGGGTCACCTGGGCCAGTCCCGTTGCAAAAAGGGTATCGAGCATTACCCTTGGCCCATGCCGACCTGGTGCCAGTCGTGGCCTATCACCATGAGCTGGCAAACATAGCGGCTAATGCTGAAGCTTTGCAGGGGCGCTTAGCGGAAGTCCGGAGGGTTATTACGCATGATACGTCTGTCGTTGACATCACTCGAAGCGCAGGTTTAGGCAGCGACGGCAAACATTTCTACGTGCAAAACATAGATCAGAAAGTCGAGGCGATAGTGGCAGGAATAGGCGTAGGCCATCTACCGCGGCAGCGCATTGAAAACCAACTCAATAGTGGCGAGCTTGTAGAGCTTGCGTTATATGAGCACTCCACTTTCGGGCATTATCTGGCGTGGAAAGTCAGTCACAAGGGCCAGGGATTGCGATTGCTGACTCAACGATTGGCAGCCGTATTTGGTGAGATGTGA